A single Acropora palmata chromosome 5, jaAcrPala1.3, whole genome shotgun sequence DNA region contains:
- the LOC141881347 gene encoding LOW QUALITY PROTEIN: uncharacterized protein LOC141881347 (The sequence of the model RefSeq protein was modified relative to this genomic sequence to represent the inferred CDS: substituted 2 bases at 2 genomic stop codons), whose protein sequence is MIVDDDRVTDSSPNCDRNGKQNGSTEMAGILLSLQSSLKQLVQAFNNLREDILLQPDPNEEDKDVIRDGTPNLLDLTTATNQLLDASNGHSPKSLPNNSCPDEGTNNDFLDSLTRAFLPNSKKSPDVEEKIAGLVNNILTGELSQDSVKERGEEYPPPANCKYLTATMVNEEIWDLLSRKNRSVDLAFQRVQEPLIHGLSSLTILVDRLFKDIQSAQTVDAWETLTHVMDSIALFGHANWKLNMKRREIIKPDLNPPYTRLCKEEIKPTTKLFGDDLSKHLKEMSEVKXAGQXMQKVANGSAHINKASSLKNQRARPYERQNNRFNAFKRRPFLGYGRA, encoded by the coding sequence ATGATCGTTGACGACGACAGAGTAACAGATTCTAGTCCAAACTGTGACCGAAATGGCAAGCAAAACGGCTCGACCGAAATGGCGGGCATTTTGCTGAGTTTACAAAGCTCGCTTAAACAACTCGTCCAAGCTTTCAATAACTTGAGAGAAGACATTCTTCTGCAGCCTGATCCAAATGAGGAAGATAAGGACGTCATAAGAGATGGGACACCTAATTTACTGGACTTAACCACGGCCACAAATCAATTGCTCGACGCGAGCAACGGCCACAGCCCAAAGTCCCTGCCTAACAATTCCTGCCCTGACGAAGGGACAAACAACGACTTCCTAGATAGCCTGACCCGGGCATTCCTGccaaacagcaaaaaatctCCCGACGTTGAGGAGAAAATTGCCGGTCTCGTAAACAATATTTTGACTGGAGAATTGTCACAAGATTCAGTGAAGGAACGAGGCGAGGAATATCCTCCTCCTGCAAATTGCAAATACCTTACCGCAACCATGGTGAATGAAGAAATTTGGGACCTGTTGTCCAGAAAGAACAGGTCAGTGGATCTTGCTTTCCAACGTGTACAGGAACCACTCATTCATGGGTTATCCTCACTAACAATTTTAGTTGACCGGCTATTCAAAGATATTCAAAGCGCGCAAACAGTGGACGCGTGGGAAACCCTAACACATGTGATGGACAGCATTGCCCTTTTTGGCCACGCCAACTGGAAGCTTAATATGAAAAGGCGAGAGATCATCAAACCTGATCTTAACCCACCTTACACTAGACTGTGTAAGGAAGAAATCAAGCCGACAACCAAGTTGTTTGGCGATGATTTATCCAAACACCTTAAAGAAATGTCCGAAGTGAAATGAGCCGGGCAATAGATGCAAAAAGTGGCCAATGGCTCAGCCCACATCAACAAAGCTTCAAGTCTCAAAAACCAACGGGCTAGACCTTACGAACGACAAAATAATCGTTTTAATGCTTTCAAGCGCCGTCCTTTTTTAGGATATGGCCGGGCATAA